The DNA region GCTGGCACTAAGAGATTGGCCCTTTGGGAGGATGTCAAACTTACAGATGTGGGTcagggccagggccggattaatgtacaggctagatatggctgcaggctaggggccccacctgccagggggccccctgattgaccaaaagtgaaagaattgcagaattgtgatataGATAATTAGATAATATAGATTTTAgtcaatacagttggtagacatgttatcctaaaTCTcttgctcgtaattatgacactatctatgtaaatttgtggcgaaatttgccttctgggggtcccacagcaacctgtagcctaggggccctaggccatcttaatccggccctggtcaggGCGGTGGGATTAACGGGGGACAGACCAGTGAGGCATGCTGCCCAAACCTCCTCtttcacatttgcaatacaactcTGATTTCAGGAAGAATGtaaaaaatgtagaacccatgtattggcaGTTGATATGTACAAGATTATGAAGTTAGATGTAGTTTAATGATTTTCTGGACAAAAATGACATACTAGCAGCAGTTTTGCGAAATGTATGTGCGTATACATGgtagtacatgtgtgtatgtggaagtctatgtgtgtgtatactacatAGTGTCCCAAGGCTAAATGCCATTATGTATactctgagtgcgttacaatatgcgaccttgcctcctccacttgtgcttgtttcctcgtaccaggaagtaatatgtcatgatgacatcactgacagcagcattatatttcaatatcttgcaaaagctcaattgtagagagATTTCAGCAGGAGATTGGCTCATTGGGAGGATGTCAAACTTCAGATGTGGGTCAGGGCCGTGGGATTAATATGGGAGAGAGACCAGTGAGACATGCTGCCCAAATCTCCTCTTTGACATTTGCAATCcaactctggggtgagtttctcaaaagagaagttgttagcctgttagcaacttaagtagttgccaatgggaaaatgcattgaaaacaacaaagtagctaatgtagtaagcaactttggttttgagaaattcacccctgattttCGGGAGAATGTAACAAATTCAGAGTTTAGGAGAGTGCTGTCTGTCGCCCAGCGCATGcctatggggacccaggttcaagtcctgtctgggtcatgtcccaaccctaccctctctctttctctctctctctctctctctctttctctccctccctctctctctctgtcgctctctcggtctgtctctccctctcatctccctctcatctctctctttctctctctctctctctcatctctctctcgctctctttctcgctctcttctctctcatctctctctctctctctctctctctctctctctctctctctctctctctctctctctctctctctctcatgttctctctctctctctttctctctctctcctgttcttttcCTGTCATACTCTTGACAGTGCTATcaacaaaaaagacagataaGGCTTTCAGCAAAAATAAATGAAGAAATACATTCAAAAATTTCACACATattgtacactgtacagtatctgAGCTTTACAGCGTTTAAGTGAGAAGAGTGCTGCAGTCCTGCTGCTTTTAGGTGTAACTTCAATAGGCTGCTGCAGCTATAAATAGATCATTATAAAATGCTCCTCAGCATGGCATGTTTTAGATCAGGCCTGCCACTATTCAGGAGGATGTATTTGCATtgacagacagggccgctgacagctttttctgggcccgggagaaaATCCCTTGAAAGGCCCCTCTACTCAttgcacactagggctgcacgatatcaacaaaaaaaaaatcaatacacgATAACAGCACGCAATACCTTGCTAATGATATTTTcatgatatttagaaatatagtcgagtgtttttcttgtcactaatttgtcagtctgtgtgggggtgtggctttggtcatggcaggcttcttgcgcatttgttgatattcagctagtgattagactgcacagaaatgttttacttgttgttggtcattttcgcgatatgcatatcgccacTATTGATATTGCTATTTCGCTACCTTTTCGATATACAGTATTGTTCAGCCCTAATATATACTGTGCaatgggagtggaagggtgggaatcGAGCCAGTAACCCTCTAAACTGAAGCCCGCCTCCTTAACCATGAGGCAAATAGCTGCCCACGACTGCTATTTCAAATTGTGAACGGCAGTATTAGTGGTTGAAATGAAACATTCAGGATTTGGGTTCATTCAAACTGTCCAAATGAATAATGTATTTTTATAACAGCTGTTCACAGTTCACAGTACGTTCctgttgtgttgatttgtgtCATCTGATCAAGGCTTCTTAATCAAGCCTATAACAATACACAAGAAGTGATCTGGATAGATAAGCACAGCTGTAATAAAAGTATATGCCTCTATTGATATTGGTATAAACAATTGTGTATAGTCGAAGATGCGCATGTAAATGTTGCTTATGTGCCTCCTTAGACTACAAACAAATGTTTACTTGTATTATACCAGTCTACTTGACCAACATCTGCAACTGTGTTTTATATATGTAAGGTGTTGGTTATGAGCCacagtctcctctctcttccctctctcttactctcagaCATGTCACCCGTGCTAATGTTTACTTTTTGTTTTAAAGATTTGTTTTAAGTTACCATCTTTGTTTTTGGCCGTACTAGAATGTATTGGTCAAGCTATGAGGTGTCGATAATGACCTGctctctccagtctcctcctGCTAGACATGTCCCCAGtcctctagggctgtaacgatgcactcaactcacgattcagttcgtgTCACaatttatgacctacggttcgatacaccccacgatttcacattagccaacattatgaaataaaattatgaataaaactgaCAACACGCTACTAATACATTTATGAAGTTGACaattttgaagcttggaagcactataacttcatatcatgtggttgttttctgggctaatGGGTAACTAaactttaaaagggcgtatcacgatactgcctccttgtatcacgatacagtatcgtgactctgtgtatcacgatttctcggttcgacacaatatcgttacagccctacagtcCTCACGGGCTACCAGAATATCTAACACTTTGTATATTCAGTATATTATATAATGAGGTGTCATTAATGATGTGCttactactctcctctctcctgcctcctctcctctcctgtctcttctctcctctctcctctaccgcTTATCTCCTGTTAATgatgtcctctctcctgtctcctctctcctctcctgtcctcccccctctctcctctctcttctcctctcctcgcgggCTACTTAGAACATCTAACAGTTTATTTATTATAGAAAGTATAATATAAGGTGTCATtaatcacctcccctctcctgtctcctccatgCTAGACATGTCCCCAGTCCTGGCTGGCTTCATCGGGGCCGGCGTGCTGGTGGTCGCCGTGGTGACCCTGGTCTTCCTGTGGGTGGTGTgccagcggcggcggcggctcgCGTCGGCCGCCTACAAGCTGCACGGCATCCAATCAGAGCCCTACGATCCGTCGCAGGACCCGCCCTACAAGTTCATCCACATGCTGAAGGGCATCAGCATCTACCCGGACACGCTGAGCAACAACAAGCGCGCGGTGCGACTGGCCCGCAAGGCCGGCTGGAGGGGCGgcggccagggagagagggagggggccgaCGGGGCGCCCGCCGTGGCCGTGGCCGAGAACGGACAGCTGTCTTACCAGCACCACCACCTTCATCACGTATGTTCTGTTCATATGGTTTTTATTTTAAccccttagagcagtgtttcccaaccaggggtacgtgtaccactaggggtaggcgagcacactgcagggggtacttggaaagatgttatcattataacaaatgtatggagcagtcacatcaggacataGAAAGCGATGTAGAACATGAATTagagggtactcatggcacaactaagaggtttagggggtacgcaagacaaaaaaggttggggaacactgCCTTAGAGGATAGCtctggcgtaaaatgaaagtgtcaccaTAGATTtgccatgccccaaaatgtatcaaagtattcatgaaaaagtaacattagtgaatgggcagcatgaattctggaaataaacgactaaaaatctcacacagtgtccctttaagacacggcattctaaattagctgttaccagaatggcaatgaccaagttgtaatgtattactaaaggccctgtgcactgtcatagtagcgtAGTACTATAGTAATTAACTTGCAATGtcaattacagcgtgccacaggaggtacggcgtgcattaaggggctacagatacgttttggcttttgtgcctttaattTTGCTATGACAGTGCGAAAGGGACAggatagagatggggaaggaaTGGCAAATGGACTAGGCAAGAATCGAACTCGGTTCGCCGGCGTAATGGCTCAgagccctaccattaggccacactAGTTTGTATGTTTTAGATGTTTCATGTACTGCAGATTTGATGGGTTATGGATTTTATGGACTGCAGATGTAAATTGGCCAACCAGTAACTCTGGTGGTGCAATGCATGAATATCAAGGCAACATTTGTATTTTAGTAGCACATGGTCtgtaatgaattgaattgaaaaacgcatcaccatcaccaccaacaccacccttaGGAACTGGACGGCGACTATGGAACCAGCATGGCTGacgaccacaaccacaaccagtaCCCCCAGCAGCAGGGTCTGAGGCTGGGTCGCGAGCTGCCCATCACGGCGGACTACACCATTCTGGAGGGCAGCGGGGGGTCGGGCGccagcagctccagcagcagcaaccaGAGCAGCGCCACGGCAACACCCTTTACACCCGGGACGGgacccgaggaggaggaggacgaggtatacacacataacacgcacgcacgcacgcatacacacacacacacacacacacacacacacacacacacacacacacacacatacacacacatacacacacacatacacacacacacacacatacacacacacacacgcatacacacacacacacacacacacacacacacacacacacacacacacacacacacacacacacaccaccgccacccCCTTTACCCCCGGGACGGgacccgaggaggaggaggacgaggtatacacacacacacacacacacacacacacacatacacacacgcacacgctgggCCAGAGGAGATCGAggtatacacaagcacacatacacacacatacacacacacaactaacaccTAACACCTAACACACCTAACCCCACCACTTTGGACTGTTTGTGATCATACACCTGAGGGCCAGGTTGACTGCTCTTTTTGTTAAAAACTGTTGAATGTTGTtttcaaagatctggaactcctatgcacagccaggttccaggtgctggtgaagtgcagtcatcattAATCCATAgtaaagtgaacctgacgaagtgcaatgcgaaacgcgttgttcacctaaataaaaacagaaaaactaagtccaccagtgtgcggtgatccttcttctttactatggacTGTTGAATGTTGTTCTTCCAGAGTCTGGGTGAGCTGAGCCTGGCGGTGGACTATAACTTCCCCAAGAAGGCGCTGGTGGTGACCATCCAGGCCGCTCGAGGACTACCCGCTGTGGACGAGCGCGCCGGCAGCGCAGACCCCTACGTCAAGGTATGGTtgggttgtttatttatttattagtgctgtttgttttttgtttgtttatttatttattcaaaataaatgtattaaatagaaatatattattaataagtatattattcattattcattcaaTATTTTTAGTGTATGATATATTAAAGAGTTTATTTATTTAGGTATTCATATTGGTATTCGTAAGGTGATTCATTTGTTCATATTTGTATTCATTTATTAAAGTATTCATGTTGGTATTTGTATTCACAACATTATCATTCATTAAAATATTGATATTCATATCCGTAATCTGACCATTCATTAAAGTTTTGGTGTCCGTTTTTGTAAGATTATCATTCATTAAAGTATCCAAGTATTGGTATTTGTATTCGTAAGATGACCGTTTATATATTGGTATTCATATTGGTGTTTGTCTTCACCCCTACGTCAAGGTATGGTTGgatgttaatttatttattagtcgtgtttgtttgtttgtttgtttatttatttaaaatgaatgtatTAAATAGAAATATATTATTCATAAGTATATTATTCGTTCATTTACAAAAATATTGCagtgtataatataatatgtataaTATATTGAAGAATTTATTTACTCGTAATTCGTAAGATTGGTAAGATGATTCAGTTATTCATATTTGTATTCGTAAGATGATCATTGAAGTATTTACATTGGTATTCATATTCATGACATTATCATTCATTAAAATATTGGTATTCATATTCGTAAGATgaccattattttatttttttggtcattgttttttttatttaggcACAAGAATATGTTAGTTGCATTACACATATCAATCTTCCACTGAAGGCCTAAAGTTTTATACAATTTTTAcacataatgaaaaataaaaaagagaaatttAAAGAACATGAACATGGGGAGCTTACATTTTACATAGCATTTCAGTCGGTACATTGTATATACAATTGTAGTAtattgaaataaaaaagaaaaaagaaaagacagagggtAAAATAATTTAGCTAACAAAAGTATATATCCAGTCCACTTGATCCAAATTCCAGAGAATTTTTCAATTCGGATTCTTAATGAGTATGTCATTTTTTCCCATCACATACAGTGCcttccataattattggcacccctggttgagatgtgttaaaagccttaaaataaattcagtgtttattgcagaagaatactgtcacactgaaaattgtaggaaaatgtagccttcaactcaaatgaattgtaagaagaaaaaaaaatccctgactaaaaaataattatttttcattaaatcacctgttccacaattattggcacccttaacaattcccaggaaataaatataattgaagcatttctgtcatttctacagtagtttacaaagtttaccagagtatgtaggaacatttaattagtaattcatcacttcctgtttccctggggtataaatatgacgtgacacagaggccatttctcttatccactcttaaacatgggaaagacaaaggaacacagcatacaagtgaggcagatgtgcgtcgaccttcacaggtcaggcagaggctacaagaaaatTGCCActtaactgcagctgcccatatccactgtgagaggaataattaagaagttcaaaacaactggaacagtggtaaacaagcctggacgaggacccaagttttattttgccaccacgcacagtgagaagGATGgtaaagagaaatcaaaagatctccaaagctcactgttacagaattacaacaaatggtagcatcctggggtcacaaagtctccaaatcaaccatcaggcgctgtctacacgccaacaagctgtttgggaggcatgcacggagaaaacctttcctcactcacaatcataaacgcaaacgtctggagttcgccaagcggtattggggcttcaactgggaccgtgtgctttggtcagatgagaccaagattgagcattttggcaacaaacactctaagtgggtctggcgtgccacgaaagatgcgcatgctgaaaagcacctcatacccactgtgaagtatgggggtgggtcagtgatgctgtggggctgtttcgcttccaaaggccctgggaaccttgttagggtgcatggcatcatgaatgctttgaaataccaggacattttaaatccaaatctgttgccctctgcccgaaagctgaagatgggttgtcactgggtctttcagcaagacaatgagcctaaacatatggccaaatctacacagaaatggttcaccagacacaaaatcaagctcctcccatggccatctcagtccccagacctcaaccccattgagaacctgtggggtgagctgaagaggagagtacagaggagaggacccaggtctttggatgatttagagagaatctgcaaagaggaatggctgaagatccctctttctgtcttttcccatcttgtgaaacattataggagaagattaggtgctgttttgttggcaaaagggggttgtacaaaatattaacaccaggggtgctaataattgtgacacacattatttgatgtcaaataattatttctttatgtgggattttttccccactgaataaatgcacttgtattgaaggttggatttttctcttttttttacattaaggtcccatattatttagaaaaataaataaataattggaagctaaaaaacacatctcaaccaggggtgccaataattatggagggcactgtatatgtcaTGGATAACGTCTAACCAATCATTTAATTGAGGAGGATCTGGTTTCAACCATCTTCTAGTAATAGTCTTTTTACTTGCAATTAAAAGCATTAGTAATAGAAGATGACCATTATTAATTAAAATACTGGTATTCATATCCGTAAGAGGACCAAGTATTGAAAGTATTCTTTCTTGATGACCAgtcattaaaatattaaaatattggtgcgtgttggcactagggccgacttcaggcaactccacaggccgacaaggattgtccttagtataaaaaccctttattaatccatgggcattgttacagagatttttatctctgtaacaatgcccatggattaataaagggtttttatactaaggacaatccttgtcggcctgtggagttgcctgaagtcggccctagtgccaacacgctctaaatgaaaggactttagtcttcttacttcaagagcacccacagtttggagtttactaagttggagaacaagagcgctcagtcaaCCTTTTCCATTAAAATATTGGTATTTGTCTTCGCCAGATGACCATCCTCCCAGAGAAGAAGCACCGCGTGAAGACTCGTGTCCTGCGCCGCACGCGCCAGCCCGTATTCGACGAGACGTTCACCTTCTACGGCGTGGCCTTCAGCGCGCTGCCCGACCTCACACTACACTTCCTGGTGCTCAGCTTCGATCGCTTCGCCCGCGATGACGTCATCGGTGAGGCCGTGGTGCCATTGGCTGGAGTGGACCCCAGCACGGGCAAGGTGCAGCTGACCCAGATCATCACCAAGCGGAGCATGCaggtgaggaggggggtggggcacAAACAATTGCATATACATaggtttcccatttacaaacattcgtgctgtgaggaggggcaagaataATCGCATGCGATTGGATTAACAACCTGTCCTCATTTTTACTGAAATGCCAcctggctgcgtgaccctggcACTTTCAAACTCTGATTGTAGGAAATGGCtatcggtcaaaaaatgagctcacgtgcttggctgcttagcatcttgcccttcctcacaacacgaatgtttgtaaatgaaaaacCTATGCATTGTGAAGACATATCCTAATAAGTAATACATTACTTAGATCTCACACACGATAGAAACTGTGGTGATTCTGGGGCCCAGGTACCCTAGAAATACAGTATACTAATAATTAGAAATATGCTAATAAATACAGTAGAAATGTGCTAATATTCCCGGGAGCATATTGAGTTAATAGCAGATTCTGCAGATTACAGTACACATGGTGATCAGGTGATGTCTGATGAATAGCCTTTTAAATGTGTTCACTTCTTACGTacagtaagtatgtgtgtgtgtaagtgtgtaaaagGCAGGAATATGGGGGTGTTTTGGGGATCGTGGGTGTTATCAGACGAGT from Engraulis encrasicolus isolate BLACKSEA-1 chromosome 5, IST_EnEncr_1.0, whole genome shotgun sequence includes:
- the syt11b gene encoding synaptotagmin-11b, which encodes MAEITEIRGAYDMSPVLAGFIGAGVLVVAVVTLVFLWVVCQRRRRLASAAYKLHGIQSEPYDPSQDPPYKFIHMLKGISIYPDTLSNNKRAVRLARKAGWRGGGQGEREGADGAPAVAVAENGQLSYQHHHLHHQGLRLGRELPITADYTILEGSGGSGASSSSSSNQSSATATPFTPGTGPEEEEDESLGELSLAVDYNFPKKALVVTIQAARGLPAVDERAGSADPYVKMTILPEKKHRVKTRVLRRTRQPVFDETFTFYGVAFSALPDLTLHFLVLSFDRFARDDVIGEAVVPLAGVDPSTGKVQLTQIITKRSMQCVSRGELLVSLSYQPVTNRLSVVVLKAKHLPKMDITGLSGNPYVKVNVFYGRKRIAKKKTHVKKGTLDPVWNESFAYEVASELLPDVQVEFLVMDFDRTTKNEVVGRLLLGARSCSAPAADHWHQVCSNPRRQVAKWHSLTHY